The genomic window GGTTATTTTATCTTCAAAACGCGCTAAACCTTTTTCTAATTCTCCAGAATAGTAAGCTTCTAATCTTGCATGTCCCTCAATGTTTTTGTCGGTGTTGATTTGTACTTTCATAACGGATTATATTTAATGATTGTTTCTCAAATCTATCCATTTTAAAAGGAAAAGCCAAGTGAGTTAAGGAAATATTATGAATTTTGAGAGATTTATTTTTCAATTTTGTAATTTAGATTGCAACTTAGAATCTCTAACCTTTAATAAAGAAAAAACTTACAAATTATTTTTGTTTTCGTATGTTTGTAGTTCCTAAATGCAAAAATATATGAACAAAAAAAAATTATTGCCCGTGTGGTATGGTGGCGGTATTGGAAACAATCGCAACGCTCTTTGCAGCGTAGGACACCTAATCTATGCGGGTTTTATATTTCCTAAATGCAAAATTATGAGTACAACAACCTTTTCTAAAGAAACCCAATTAAGGTTAACTGAATTCTTCAATAATTCAATTGATGTCAAAAGTATGGCAAAAAGCATTCGACAAGTAAATTATATTCTTGCCTTAAATGTAATGCACGAAACTGAATTTCTGCAGCAAGAAAATATCAATCTGGATGAAAGCTTTTATTGGCTGAATAAATTGGCGGAGATTCTGGATCCTTATTTGGATGTTGAATGATTATAGAAATTGGAAAAAGCCACTTCACAGTGGCTTTTTATTGTTATTTACAGTACAACTTGTTTATTGAAAATTGTATCTAAATGATGTTCTAAAAATTCTTTTCTTGGTAAATATTTTTGAGCTTTAATAATTTCTTGATTCTCAATTGGAGCAAAATATTTATGAAAGTATTCGCTGTTCTTTTTCTCTTTAAGAGAATCGGAGAATATGATTTTATGTTCAACATTAATTCCAATTAATCCTTTATCGAAAGCTTTGTCATAAAGTGCGGAAAAACAAATTCCATTTTCAGGCTCTAATCGATATTTTTCATTAGCCGACCAAGGAACTATATGACTGGCAAATAATAATTCGGGAATATCAATGCCTGTAATTGCACATTTATTTGCGTAATTTGTTAAAACTATTTTTCTAAAAACACATTGATTTACTCTTGTTTTTACTTCACGAATTACAGTTTCTCCTTTTAAATCTTTTAAATCGATAAGAAGGTCTTTGTATTTATTTTCAATAGAAGTATTTTCTTTTGAAGCTAAGATTTCTTCACTTTTAAATAGTAGTTCTTCTTTGTCGTTAAAAAATTCACTCCATATTGGTTTTACTTGATTCATTCCGTTTTTTAAACCTCCAATGCCTCTTTGCTGGTGAAACGGATCTATACTTGCAAAATTAGAAAGTCTCATCGCTACTGCACTTGGAGTTCTGCCTATAATTCCAGATAATCTTATTATGTCAGGGTTTTTAGAATGTATTTTTCCAAATTCAATTGTAAGATATAAGTTAAAGGCGAGGATAAGTTCATCTCGCGTCCAAAGAGTTTTTTGTGGCATTTTTGGATAATTTGTTCTTCAGTAAATATAAAGAATAAATCATAATTACGACTTGTCGGAAAAAGAGTCTAAGCTCGGGTGTTTTAAAGTATTGTATTCAATCAAGTAACTTCTAAACGAAAAAATTATCCTCATCCGTTGGAACTGGCTCATCTTTCATAAACAATTCGAAAGAACCAATAGGAGCGAAGTCAATATGAATTAAAGTATAATCATTTTTATTTCGCCATAAGCGAAGAGAATCCGTGCCTTTTTTTTGCAGCCATTTACGAGTTACAGGTTCACGTTCTTTTAGTCCCAATACATCTACAAGCAACCATTGACCTAATGCCGATTGTCCGTATCTTTTGCCGTTTTCATCTTTTATAATATTACTTCCTGACTGCAGACCTTTCATGTTATCTTGCGTAACTAATGCTGGAATAGTTTTTCCATTTGGAAGTTTTAAAGAAAAATGAACTTCAGGTTTTTCATCTGCAGGACCATTGTAATTTTCTTTAATTTTTTCAAATTCGAAGATATTTGAGGTGAAAAAATCAGGATGTTTTCTATGAAACTCTCTCGGAATAGGAACATAAATTTCATTTAAAGGCCTTGGAGTGCTACTGCCTTTGTTTTTAGAAGCGGCATTCCATGCATTTAATCCAGACTTTTCTTCTACTTCTTTAGATTGATAAGAATATAATGGTAAATAAACTTCAACTATATCTGGTTCAGCAGTTTTTGAAGTTTCAATAATGTCAAAATAAGCTTTTAACAGAAAGGAAAAAGGATCCTCAATAATCTTTACATCAAATTTATTGAGCGTTAGAGTATTGTATTTTTCACAATCAAATTTCTGCCATATTTGAGAATCGGCAAATGTATATCTGTAATCTTTATTTCCGTCAGACCACGATAAAGCAGATGATGTTGCGCTGCAATCTTTAAGTTTATTTACATCAATTAACGGATACGCGCATTCATTTATGGTGAAAATACCTTTGTCACGAGTTATATAATGGTAAATATTTTTGTCTTCTGATAAACCTAAGCGTTCATAATCACTTTTCATTCTTTGATTTTTAATCTCAGAAATTTTGTAAGCTAATGAATGCAAATCATCACGATACTCATTTATATCATTTTGATAGCGCTTAAGCTGCATAACTTTTTGGAAAGAAGGTTTGCTTCCCATCCAAGTTTTTAAACCAATTCCAATTCGGTTGTCGCCAAAAACAGAAAGTACATCATGCGGCGTGTTTCCAATATCTACGTTTTGGCTATTGAAGATTTTTGTAAAAACAGTTTCCTGAAATTTAGAATCGAGATAAGGTATTAAATCCCCTTGTTTTTGACGAAACAAATTAGACAATGCTCCGTAAACCTGCAAAAACTTTACATATTCGTTTCTTTGTTCAATGGGAAATTGTTCCCAAATGCTCATGGCAGTAAAACATTTAAAATCTCTTGGCTTATCCTCTCAATCAAAGGCGTAGTAACCGAATTCCCAGCCTGCATGTACAATTTGCTATTGGCAATATTAGGCAGAATATATTTGTCCATTGGATATCCTTGAAATGCAAAACATTCTTTTGGCGTTAATTTTCGAATTCCGTAATCGTCTAAAATAAGCGGTACATTATGACCTCCTGTTCCCATGTTTGCGGTTAGGGTTGGACACACCTGACTTTTATTTTCCCTTACATAAACTCTTCTCCATTGATAAATTGTATCTTTTGAAGTTATCGTTTTTTCTAATTCAGGGTAATATTGGTGGTCTTTTTTATAATAAAGATTATCGGCTTGTTTTCCTTTTTCTAAAATATCGTGAATTGTTCTCGTTAAAGGTATTGCTTCGGGAAATTTAAAATCGCCATGATTCGGAACTTGTTCTTTATCAAATGCAATAATAAAAATTCGCTCTCTATTTTGCGGAACATTCGCGTGCGTAGAAGAGTTCAAAACTTTAGTGTACGCTTTGTAACCCAGCTTTTCTTCTAAGATTTCTAAAATTACCTTAAACGTATTTCCTTTATCGTGCGAAACTAAATTTTTTACGTTTTCAAGAAAAACTACTTTCGGTCTTTTGGTTTCAATAATTTTTTCAAGATCAAAAAACAAAGTTCCTCGCGTATCGTGAAAACCTTTTCTATTGCCGGCTATTGAGAAAGCCTGGCATGGAAAACCCGCACACAAAATTTGAAAATCGTCTGGAATATAATTTTTGATGCTCTTTTGGGTAATGTCACCAAATGGAAATTCACCAAAATTAGCTTGATAGGTTTTTTTAGAATCAGGATTCCATTCACTTGTATAGACACATTCACCGCCAATATTTTGCAGCGCAATTCTAAATCCGCCAATTCCGGCAAATAAATCTATAAACTTAAAATCGGATTTTTTAGAAGTTTTAAAAGGAACATTTTCTACTTCAGATTTCAATTGTTTTACGGCAGGATCAGCAAACAAGTCAGTGTTCTTTTTTCCATTTTTTTCCGCAGCAATTTCATTTAAATAAGTCAGCGCTTCTTCTTCGTAATGATTTTTTACGTCATTATGAAGATTATGTAAATAATGAGTTATAACAGCTTTTTTATTGTCTTCTTCTTCTAAAGTTCTAATTTTAAGATTTTTATCGTCGAATTTTTCAATACTTGTTTTTTCTGCTGCCTTCATTTTTTTCGCTAAAATTATAAGGTGCAATTTATAAATAATAATCCGAAATCGGGAATTATATTTTTGCTCAAAAGATCCTGACTCCGCTTCCAAAAGGAACGTTTATTTATCCTTTTTTCCCCATTTAATTTTCATTTTTCCTTCATTGTCATAAGCTATTAAATGAAGTACGATACCGCGTTCGCGAACAGCTTTGCGTTCCTCTTTAGTCGCAAGATCAGCATCGTTTTTAGAATTTCGAAGCGGAATGGTAAGTGCAAGATTAGTGCCTCGGCCAAAAGAGTAAATTCCGTCTATGTCGAAGTTTAAAACGCTCGAGCTTATCGTTAATTTATTAATATCGACCTGTTCGCCTCGAAGATTAAGCGAACCCGATAAATCGCTGAAAGTAATATTCTCAACATCACGTCGCGGAAAAGCAAACTTGCCAATTTTTACAATAGGGTCAAAGTTGAGCAGCGCACCTTGATTGACATTAAAATCTAATTTTCCTTTCATGGAGTTAACAATCAAATCGCCATTGCTGTTCATTAAACCCACAACATTAGCATTGCTCGTTAGGCGCCCGCGAATATTTTTTGGACTAAAAGATTTGATGCCGAAGTTGTTGAAAGATCTTAAAAAACTTGCAATATCCACACGGCTAACCTGCGCTGTCGAACTAAAAATATAGTGGTTACCGCTTGGCTGAATGGCTCCATTAAAAGCAATACTGCCGCCAGAAGTCTGCAGTGTTCCGTTTTTGAGTAGTAACTTCGAATTCAGCATCTGCAGTGTTGCTTTTGTGTTAGTTGCTGTAAGAGAACCGTAAGTGATTTTATCGGCTTTAAGATTAATCACAGCAGTACATTTTTCGATAACCGATTTTAGCTGATTCGTAAAATTGACATTTTTCTTTTTTACTTGTTTTTTCTGAGCTGTTTTTTGAGACGGAGAATTTTTCAAAATGCCTAAAAATTGTTTTACGTCAATATTCGGGCAGTAAATATTCCAGTTTACGACCATTTTTTCTGGCGCGTCATAATAGAGATTCAGGAAATTATCGATTCTTCCGTCGATTCGGATGATGTTATTTTTATGCTTATAAGCTATTTTTTTGATGTAAAGTGCTTGTTCTGTAAACGATAATTGTACAGCCGTTTTTTCGGCATGAATATTTTTCGGAACATAATCGAACGTCGCATTATCAATATCCACTTCACCAGTTATTCGCGGTTTGTTGATGTACAAATCGACAATATCAAATTGAAATTTTAAATTGGCTTTTGCATGCCCGCTTTCGAAATGAAGAATCTTTTCATTTGTCATTCCGTTAAGTTTTGAAATGTCAAAATCAGAATTTACAAATCCAGTTGCAATTGGTTTTTCCAGATCATTAATAACCGCCTGCGGAATCTGCAGCGGAATATTTTCATAATCTGCTTTAAAACGAGTTAGAATAATAGCAGAATTTGGATCGCTAAAACCTTTTTCGGGTTTAAAATTATTGGTAAATATTCCTTTGAAACTGCAATTGGTAAACAAACCATCGGGAATTGTAAGTTCGTTATTTCTAATATCGGCCTGAACCACAATCTTTGGGTCGCCTTCGGCATTAAGATCGCCATTGATCGTACAATTGACTTCAATTGGTTTTTTTAAATTAAACTGATCGAGTTTTGAACTGATATTGGCCGACAATAAATTGGAAGCATTTCGCCATAAAATATGGGTTTCAATATTGATTCCAAAAAGCGAATTTTGTTTTCCGATATTGAAAAAAGCAATGATGTCAAAAGCATCAGAGCCAATTTTAAGTTTTTGGGTTTTAATGTTTATTCTTTGATGTTCTTCAGAATACGAAATGTCAAAATTTCCTTCGAGCATTTTTTCTTTGGAAAAACTTCCATGAACTGTATTAAAGGCTAGACTATTAATTTTTGTTTTTAAAAATAAATTCGTGTGCCAGTTTTCATCGTCATACTCAACTTTTGAATCTAAATCTGCTACATGAAAATCAAATAATTTATGCCCCAGATGATTGTCGATAATAACATGAACGTTGTTGAGGTTTACTTCGTCAATTGTCGTTTCGGGTTTATCCTGATTGGTTTCGGTTTTTTTCTTTTTCGGTTTAAAGATGTTTACATTCGAATAACCATTTTCGGCTTTATAAATGTAAATCTGAGCATCGTTAATTAATATTTTATGAATATTGATTTCATTATGCAGTAAGCTCCAAATGTTTAAGCGAGCTTCTATCTCGATGGCTTTTAATAAAGTATGTTTGTGACTCTGCCATTGATTGTCTTTTACTTCAACTTCTTTTAGTGCAAGAGTAAAATTCGGAAAACCAGTTAGAAACTTATAATGAAAGTCGGTAACATGGAATTTTCCATTAATATTTTCATTGATTTTATGATTGACTTTGGCAATAATTGCAGCTTTATTTTGATTGAAATAAACAGACAAAGCACCGCAGGCAATTAATAGAATCGCAATTAAACCCAGAATAAAAAATCCAAAGCGTTTGGCATATTTTTTAAAAGGGTCAGACTGAAGAAATGTTTTTATTTGAAGTAAAGTTTGCTGCATTTAAAATTAATATTATGGAGTATTAAAGATACTACAAAAAATATTAACATTTTATTGGTTTGGTTTTCAGTTTAATATGTCGTAAATTGAGTTATCAAAAAACATTATAGAGTTGATAATAAATGACAATACATTTATAATGAAAACTAATTTAGTAATCGTGTTTGATTTGTTTTAAATTTTTAAATTTGTACTGTAGTTTGAAAGTTAAACATTCAGACATAATTTTAATCTTAATATATTATGGCATTAGCAATAACAGATGCTACTTTTGATGAAGTAGTTTTAAAATCAGATAAACCAGTAATGGTAGACTTTTGGGCAGCATGGTGTGGTCCTTGTAGAATGGTTGGTCCAATCATTGACCAATTAAGCGATGAGTACGCTGGTAAAGTAGTTGTTGGTAAAGTAGATGTAGATGCGAACCAAGAATTTGCTGCAAAATATGGTGTGCGTAACATACCAACCGTTTTGGTATTTCATAACGGTGAAGTAGTAGGAAAACAAGTAGGAGTAGCTCCTAAACAAACCTACGCAGATAGTTTAGACGCTTTATTGTAATCTTTAAAAGGTTACGATTGATATAAAAAAGGTTTGACGAAAGTCAAACCTTTTTTATTTGTTGTGGATACTTTAATTAAAAATTAAAAATTAAAAATTAAAAATTGATTTTCTAATTTCTAATTGTAGTTTCGATGCTTTTGGAAGCTCACTTATTGTATAATTTTTCTCTGTAAACTTATCGCTTTTTGCTTCTGTTTTTAATGGTGTCAAATCAATTTGAAGACCGCCGTATTTAAGGTATTTTTGATAATCGATTTCTTGTGTTGTATTGACATACGTTTTTAATTCTTGTAATGATTTTCCAGAAATCTCTGTTGCGGCAGACCAAAATTCATCTTCAGTAAAACCTCTTTGTTTTTTCTCAAAATATTCATTGTATAAAAAGCGCATAAGATCATCGAGCGATTTTTTATTGGCTGTATTGTTTCTAATTTCTAAATCTAAAAGCAGACCAATTGTTGGTCCTTTGTCATAATAGGAAATTGTAGTTTGTTTGGCGTTGCTTTCATTATTAAAAAAGTTGGACCAAATATCAAAACTGGATTGTGCCAGAGACATATGTCTGCATCCCTCTTCGTTTTCATATTTTTTAATAGAACCAGAAAGATATTCCAAAGCATCTTTTCCTTCCATTAATCCGGCTTTTACCATAATAAGATATTCGTAGTAAACCGTAAAACCTTCAGAAAACCAAAGCATTGTAGTGTAGTTTTCTTTATTATAATCAAATGGGCCTAATTCAATTGGACGAATTGCTTTAACATTATAAAGATGAAAATATTCGTGAGTTACAAAATTCATAAAATCAAGATAATCTCTTCGTGATTTCGAATCAAAAGAACCTTTTGTGAAAATTGCCTGCGAGTTCCAGTGCTCCAGTCCGCCTCCGCCAGCTTCCATCATAATATAACTGTAGTTTTCATAAGGGATTTTCTTCATGATTGATGTAGTAGCGCTCATGATTTTCTTTAAGTCGGCAACAAATTTTTCTTCTTCAAGTCCTTGAGGGGTTGCAACTCCCAGCGAATATTTTTTTCCTTCATTCTCAAATTCAATAGTTTTTTGATTTCCAATGTAAATTGGACTGTCGTAAAAAACATCAATATTTTTGGCGTAGAAACTATTTTTGGCTTCATCGACGCATTTTAATCCAGTTGAAATTTTGCTCCATTTCGAAGGTTTATTCAACGTAACAGTAACCGGATTATCGATCTTGTTTTCGACATGCATAAAAATAGTATTGGGCATTATAAAAGCCTTTTCAGCATCTACATAAGATTCTGCGACTGATTTTTTATTGGCAAAAACACGATATTTTACACTGATTTTTGATGCTGTCCCATTTTCTATTGTCCAGCTGTTTTTGGTCGATTTTTTCCATTTAATTTTTTGATTTTTTCCGTCTGTAACTTCAAAATCAACAATATATCTTGGAGTGTTTAAAATCAAATAATAGCCTGGAGTCCAAACTGGAAGAATTAAATTGGTTGTTTTGGAATGAAGATTTTCAAAATTTAAAACAACTTCTACATAGTGCGACTGTGCATCTTCAAAAGAAACAGAAAAGTCCATTTTTATCTCTTGATTATCGACTTTGTTTGTTGCTTTAGAAATAAAAAAAGTGTTTAAAAGCAGTACACAATAGCACAATTTTAAGGCTTTTGTCATTATTTTGTTTTTTAAGTTTGGATTTGTTTTTGGTAACTATTTTAAATTGTGATGAATACGTTAGTCATAACAATTTTAGTAATTGAACAGAAAAATATAAAAAATATAGAAATATATGAAGCTGTTTTCAATAAAGTTT from Flavobacterium fluviale includes these protein-coding regions:
- a CDS encoding HNH endonuclease, encoding MPQKTLWTRDELILAFNLYLTIEFGKIHSKNPDIIRLSGIIGRTPSAVAMRLSNFASIDPFHQQRGIGGLKNGMNQVKPIWSEFFNDKEELLFKSEEILASKENTSIENKYKDLLIDLKDLKGETVIREVKTRVNQCVFRKIVLTNYANKCAITGIDIPELLFASHIVPWSANEKYRLEPENGICFSALYDKAFDKGLIGINVEHKIIFSDSLKEKKNSEYFHKYFAPIENQEIIKAQKYLPRKEFLEHHLDTIFNKQVVL
- a CDS encoding phospholipase D-like domain-containing protein: MSIWEQFPIEQRNEYVKFLQVYGALSNLFRQKQGDLIPYLDSKFQETVFTKIFNSQNVDIGNTPHDVLSVFGDNRIGIGLKTWMGSKPSFQKVMQLKRYQNDINEYRDDLHSLAYKISEIKNQRMKSDYERLGLSEDKNIYHYITRDKGIFTINECAYPLIDVNKLKDCSATSSALSWSDGNKDYRYTFADSQIWQKFDCEKYNTLTLNKFDVKIIEDPFSFLLKAYFDIIETSKTAEPDIVEVYLPLYSYQSKEVEEKSGLNAWNAASKNKGSSTPRPLNEIYVPIPREFHRKHPDFFTSNIFEFEKIKENYNGPADEKPEVHFSLKLPNGKTIPALVTQDNMKGLQSGSNIIKDENGKRYGQSALGQWLLVDVLGLKEREPVTRKWLQKKGTDSLRLWRNKNDYTLIHIDFAPIGSFELFMKDEPVPTDEDNFFV
- the dcm gene encoding DNA cytosine methyltransferase; the protein is MKAAEKTSIEKFDDKNLKIRTLEEEDNKKAVITHYLHNLHNDVKNHYEEEALTYLNEIAAEKNGKKNTDLFADPAVKQLKSEVENVPFKTSKKSDFKFIDLFAGIGGFRIALQNIGGECVYTSEWNPDSKKTYQANFGEFPFGDITQKSIKNYIPDDFQILCAGFPCQAFSIAGNRKGFHDTRGTLFFDLEKIIETKRPKVVFLENVKNLVSHDKGNTFKVILEILEEKLGYKAYTKVLNSSTHANVPQNRERIFIIAFDKEQVPNHGDFKFPEAIPLTRTIHDILEKGKQADNLYYKKDHQYYPELEKTITSKDTIYQWRRVYVRENKSQVCPTLTANMGTGGHNVPLILDDYGIRKLTPKECFAFQGYPMDKYILPNIANSKLYMQAGNSVTTPLIERISQEILNVLLP
- a CDS encoding AsmA family protein, which encodes MQQTLLQIKTFLQSDPFKKYAKRFGFFILGLIAILLIACGALSVYFNQNKAAIIAKVNHKINENINGKFHVTDFHYKFLTGFPNFTLALKEVEVKDNQWQSHKHTLLKAIEIEARLNIWSLLHNEINIHKILINDAQIYIYKAENGYSNVNIFKPKKKKTETNQDKPETTIDEVNLNNVHVIIDNHLGHKLFDFHVADLDSKVEYDDENWHTNLFLKTKINSLAFNTVHGSFSKEKMLEGNFDISYSEEHQRINIKTQKLKIGSDAFDIIAFFNIGKQNSLFGINIETHILWRNASNLLSANISSKLDQFNLKKPIEVNCTINGDLNAEGDPKIVVQADIRNNELTIPDGLFTNCSFKGIFTNNFKPEKGFSDPNSAIILTRFKADYENIPLQIPQAVINDLEKPIATGFVNSDFDISKLNGMTNEKILHFESGHAKANLKFQFDIVDLYINKPRITGEVDIDNATFDYVPKNIHAEKTAVQLSFTEQALYIKKIAYKHKNNIIRIDGRIDNFLNLYYDAPEKMVVNWNIYCPNIDVKQFLGILKNSPSQKTAQKKQVKKKNVNFTNQLKSVIEKCTAVINLKADKITYGSLTATNTKATLQMLNSKLLLKNGTLQTSGGSIAFNGAIQPSGNHYIFSSTAQVSRVDIASFLRSFNNFGIKSFSPKNIRGRLTSNANVVGLMNSNGDLIVNSMKGKLDFNVNQGALLNFDPIVKIGKFAFPRRDVENITFSDLSGSLNLRGEQVDINKLTISSSVLNFDIDGIYSFGRGTNLALTIPLRNSKNDADLATKEERKAVRERGIVLHLIAYDNEGKMKIKWGKKDK
- the trxA gene encoding thioredoxin yields the protein MALAITDATFDEVVLKSDKPVMVDFWAAWCGPCRMVGPIIDQLSDEYAGKVVVGKVDVDANQEFAAKYGVRNIPTVLVFHNGEVVGKQVGVAPKQTYADSLDALL
- a CDS encoding M61 family metallopeptidase; translation: MTKALKLCYCVLLLNTFFISKATNKVDNQEIKMDFSVSFEDAQSHYVEVVLNFENLHSKTTNLILPVWTPGYYLILNTPRYIVDFEVTDGKNQKIKWKKSTKNSWTIENGTASKISVKYRVFANKKSVAESYVDAEKAFIMPNTIFMHVENKIDNPVTVTLNKPSKWSKISTGLKCVDEAKNSFYAKNIDVFYDSPIYIGNQKTIEFENEGKKYSLGVATPQGLEEEKFVADLKKIMSATTSIMKKIPYENYSYIMMEAGGGGLEHWNSQAIFTKGSFDSKSRRDYLDFMNFVTHEYFHLYNVKAIRPIELGPFDYNKENYTTMLWFSEGFTVYYEYLIMVKAGLMEGKDALEYLSGSIKKYENEEGCRHMSLAQSSFDIWSNFFNNESNAKQTTISYYDKGPTIGLLLDLEIRNNTANKKSLDDLMRFLYNEYFEKKQRGFTEDEFWSAATEISGKSLQELKTYVNTTQEIDYQKYLKYGGLQIDLTPLKTEAKSDKFTEKNYTISELPKASKLQLEIRKSIFNF